DNA sequence from the Penicillium psychrofluorescens genome assembly, chromosome: 3 genome:
catcatcatgaacaGAGAACGTGCATTCGGTGGCCGTATCACAGGCTGGAGTGGCCGGGCTTTGCGCCCGCTTGCGCCGAGTCGTCTCTTCCTTGTCTGAATCGGAACTTGAATCAGCTGTATCAAATTCAGCCTCAGACTCGTTGGGTAGGAACTCCTTGTCGGACGCCATGTGAGACTCTTCATCCCGATCATCAATGAAATCTGCGTCGCTATTAGAGGAATACTCATCCATACCGATGCTAGTATCAGGCAGGTTGGGGCTAACGCTGTCCACGCCGCGAAGAAAGTGTGCCTTTGGTTCTTCCAGGCGCCATTTCCACGACTTGGCAAGTGTCAGAGCCACATCGGTACGGTAGGCATCGGGGATTTGAAGGCACTCTAGAAGCTTTCCGACGATCTGTCCAGCCTCGAGACTCGGAAACGACTTCGCTAGGATGGCGCGCAGAGAAGGCCGAATGTTGTCCTCCTTGCGTATCTTCGATagctgaagaagctggccaaTTTGACAGTGGGTAGAAGCAATTGTCTCCAGATCGCTCACTTTGAACGTGGTGACGATCGCCTCTTTAGGCACATATCCCCAAATCAGGAACTCGCTATAGCCCTTGTATCGTTTGAACTGAATCCCAGAGTTAATAACGATCGATTTTGCCGAGAATGCCGCAGTGTCTAGTTTCGAGGAATCAATAATGGACACGACTgcgtcggcgccggcgcGTAGGGCGCGGTGAATTGGGCCGAGCAAAGTTGCAAAGGTCGAAATGAAAGGTGACTTGACCTTTGCCTTGGTGATGTGTCGCTTGATGCAAGCGTTGAACTGCTCTTCCGGGATATCGCCGGGTCCGTAGATCTCAGGAAACACATTCTCAAACAACCCGGAGACGAAGCGGACTTCCAAGTTGACTCCCTGCGAATGAGCGTTGAACCAACGATACAACAGAGGTGGAAGATCTGTGCACGCTCCTGGAAGTTTTTCGTTGCTAGTGTCGGCAGAGCGGACCTAAAGCAAATAGTAAGTTAAGGCTCACTTCGGGCTTCCGAACGAAAAGTGTACACTTGCTTCGGTGTTGTCTCCGGGCTCATTTTGCTCTGAGATTTCGGcctcctttttcttctcgtttTCGCCGTCCACGAAGCACCAGTAACAAACACAGACCCCTTTGTGCAGAGAAGCAACGGTGCCAGTCTGGTTGTCGCTTGTGAGTTTGATCTGAGAAGAGCTGGGATCCTCGGAGTAAAGGTGCAGCCTCTTCGCAATCACCGACTCAGGCGTCAGCGGAGAGATACTATCATCAGAGATTTCAGGCTCTGGCTCAGGTCGTTTTCGTTTCTATTGCAAATCACATTAGAGCGTGGCTTTCAAAGGAGCTGGTGGATTTACCGAAGCGACGTTGATGGGAGCAGGAACAGAGTGTTTCTTCTTAGCAGAATCCACGGGCGTCTTTTGAGCGAGGCCCACTGGCTTTGTAGGCTGACTCTTGGGCTGTCGCATATCGCATTAAAGTGAAGTCTTCGAAGGAGCTGAGGACTTACTGGTGTAATCTGAGGACTAGGAAGAGCAGGATGTGCGACAGAGTCCGTCTTCCTAGATGGCTGAAGCTTTGCCTTTTGTGTATCATGTTAGACCAAAGCATTCAAGGGAAGAGTTCGATAAACTTACCCAGTTGTTTCCCACAGCAGGAGATGACACAAcgggaggagaggaaggaatTATCTCCACCATCGGGTTCTTCTTCCAGTTGATTGTTTTGGCTCGCTATTGCATATCACATTAGAGTTAGACTTTCAAGGGAAGGGGCGTATAAATATACCAAACTCCAAGTCATGGGAGGAGGCgaggggggaggaggggagggagaaggagatggacTCCTCTGAGCTCGAGTTCGGCGCTGTTGCATATCATATTAGAGCAGTGGTTCTGAGGGAGGAGGTGTATAGACTTACCAtgattggaggatgagatgataCAGGGTGGTAAGATAGAAAGTAGAAGATGtgatcgaggagatggaagcAGAGAGGttgggagaagaagaagaacagatAGAAGAAGGGGAGTCTGGATTGGAAAGTACTCGGAGGCAGTGAAAGTGAATGTTGCGGCTGTATGTCCCATTCAGGAAAGGGAAGAATAAGAACAAGAGCATATCGCAGGTATCCCATAAGAACAACA
Encoded proteins:
- a CDS encoding uncharacterized protein (ID:PFLUO_004325-T1.cds;~source:funannotate); translated protein: MRAKTINWKKNPMVEIIPSSPPVVSSPAVGNNWAKLQPSRKTDSVAHPALPSPQITPPKSQPTKPVGLAQKTPVDSAKKKHSVPAPINVASKRKRPEPEPEISDDSISPLTPESVIAKRLHLYSEDPSSSQIKLTSDNQTGTVASLHKGVCVCYWCFVDGENEKKKEAEISEQNEPGDNTEASVRSADTSNEKLPGACTDLPPLLYRWFNAHSQGVNLEVRFVSGLFENVFPEIYGPGDIPEEQFNACIKRHITKAKVKSPFISTFATLLGPIHRALRAGADAVVSIIDSSKLDTAAFSAKSIVINSGIQFKRYKGYSEFLIWGYVPKEAIVTTFKVSDLETIASTHCQIGQLLQLSKIRKEDNIRPSLRAILAKSFPSLEAGQIVGKLLECLQIPDAYRTDVALTLAKSWKWRLEEPKAHFLRGVDSVSPNLPDTSIGMDEYSSNSDADFIDDRDEESHMASDKEFLPNESEAEFDTADSSSDSDKEETTRRKRAQSPATPACDTATECTFSVHDDDDDDDVSTHGSVLLNKALEEELLGSGEGDDGSALLDDALEQLFFGTGEVEDGFFNYHKNNEYEHESAEMPMPAGARANLATIAAVAEKTRIRSVLCSSFNDDNDSVRVERSKSSSPESVVDTPCPPERPLTGSLFMERYHMNSGWERIE